In Diorhabda carinulata isolate Delta chromosome 6, icDioCari1.1, whole genome shotgun sequence, a single genomic region encodes these proteins:
- the LOC130894753 gene encoding zinc finger protein 665-like: MDMLQKTVKEEINIQNDFVWNMDIKQEFTDETHKEDFKDVHTSSMHPIKQEINDEFNTIKTLGVSMVATKSEHSFLEVKIPIIPNKVKYLGKRIKSKDRMDIEQLVIKDEIEIHDDFNWNTNIKQELSDYNLSSALQNIDTISMHPVKQEISDDLNTDQVVEESMAAAKIEENCINMVDKPNFPKKLEYFRIKTGKRIESQVLLKNGKRLNLNTIGGIIFCELCGNLYTKQIEFLWHFSIRHCMKLKFYQKNNCCQKRPTTESALNRNFDKNMKNEIEIIEDGGKKEEGIGFADNFKLTLEEIQKLERSYINRYLSARDGKKAFKYGICSKTFSQKSNLSTHLRTHTGEKPFKCEICLKRFSQIGSLGTHLQNHTGEKPFKCDICLKAFSHKYKMKIHSRIHTGEKKFKCEICSKTFSYKISLNSHMHNHTGETPFKCDICSKNFSQKCSMIKHLLLHTGEKPYKCDICSKSFSQKWSMKRHLLLHTGENPFKCEICLKVFSHQYKVKIHSRIHTGEKKFKCEICLKTFLQKSNLKSHLLRHTGEKPFKCEICLKTFSLKGNLNTHLLNHSEVKPFKCEICLKTFSRKIDLKTHLRSHTREKPFKCEICSKAFSQNSHMIDHLRSHTGEKPFKCDICLKAFSHKYKMKIHSRIHTGEKKFKCEICSKTFSYKISLNSHMHNHTGETPFKCDICSKNFSQKCSMEKHLLLHTGEKPYKCDICSKSFSQKCSMKRHLLLHTGEKPFKCSICMKTFSLKFHFNTHLRSHLGEKPFKCDICSKTFSQKTNLSTHLRTHTGEKPFKCEICLKSFSQKTNLKTHLRIHTGEKALNVEFV; encoded by the exons atggATATGCTACAGAAAACTGTCAAGgaagaaattaatattcaaaatgattttgtttgGAATATGGATATTAAACAAGAATTTACTGACGAAACGCACAAGGAAGATTTTAAAGATGTACACACCAGTAGTATGCATCCtattaaacaagaaataaatgatgAGTTTAACACAATTAAAACGTTAGGAGTATCAATGGTTGCAACTAAATCCGAGCACAGTTTTCTTGAGGTTAAGATACCAATTATTCCAAACAAAGTCAAATATCTTGGAAAGAGAATTAAATCAAAAG ATAGAATGGATATCGAGCAATTAGTTATTAAGGACGAAATCGAAATTCACGATGATTTTAATTGGAATACGAATATTAAACAAGAATTGAGTGATTACAACTTAAGTTCAGCTCTACAAAATATTGATACGATTAGTATGCATCCTGTTAAACAAGAAATAAGTGACGATCTAAACACAGATCAAGTAGTTGAAGAATCTATGGCCGCCGCAAAAATAGAGGAAAACTGTATTAATATGGTTGATAAAcccaattttccaaaaaaattagagtattttagaataaaaactGGAAAACGAATTGAATCACAAG tgttgttaaaaaatggaaaacgtCTGAATCTGAATACCATTGGTGGGATTATATTCTGTGAGTTGTGTGGAAATTTGTACACGAAACAAATTGAATTCCTTTGGCACTTTTCTATAAGACATtgtatgaaattgaaattttatcagaaaaataacTGTTGTCAGAAAAGGCCAACAACAGAATCTGCCCTTAACAGAAATTTTGacaagaatatgaaaaatgaaattgaaataattgaagatggtgggaaaaaagaagaaggtaTTGGATTTGCTGATAATTTCAAGTTAACATTAGAAGAAATCCAGAAATTGGAAAGAAGTTATATAAATAGGTATTTGTCTGCTCGCGATGGAAAAAAGGCTTTCAAATATGgcatttgttcaaaaactttttcacagaaAAGTAATTTGAGTACACATTTGCGTactcatacaggagaaaagccattcaaatgtgaaatatgtTTGAAACGTTTTTCACAGATAGGTAGTTTGGGAACACATTTGCAGAatcatacaggagaaaaaccattcaaatgtgacatttgtttaaaaGCTTTTTCACACAAATACAAGATGAAAATTCATTCGCGCATACATACAGGggaaaagaaatttaaatgtgagatttgttcaaaaactttttcatataaaattagtttaaattcACATATGCATAATCACACAGGTGAAacaccattcaaatgtgacatttgttcgAAAAACTTTTCACAGAAATGCAGTATGATAAAACATTTGCTGcttcatacaggagaaaaaccatacaaatgtgacatttgttcgAAAAGCTTTTCACAGAAATGGAGTATGAAAAGACATTTGCTGCTTCATACAGGAGAAAATCCATTCAAGtgtgaaatttgtttaaaagttttttcacaCCAGTATAAGGTAAAAATACATTCGCGCATACATACAGgagaaaagaaatttaaatgtgagatttgtttaaaaacttttttgcaaaaaagtaatttgaaatcACATTTGCTTAGGCACACTGGCGAAAAGCCATTCAAGTgcgaaatttgtttaaaaacattttcactgAAAGGTAATTTGAATACACATTTGCTAAATCACTCAGAAGTAAAACCATTCAAGtgtgaaatttgtttaaaaactttttcacggAAAATTGATTTGAAGACACATCTGCGTAGTCATACaagagaaaaaccattcaagtGCGAAATTTGCTCAAAAGCTTTTTCACAGAACAGTCATATGATTGATCATTTAcgtagtcatacaggagaaaaaccattcaaatgtgacatttgtttaaaaGCTTTTTCACACaaatataagatgaaaattcatTCACGCATACATACAGGggaaaagaaatttaaatgtgagatttgttcaaaaactttttcatataaaattagtttaaattcACATATGCATAATCACACAGGTGAAACACCatttaaatgtgacatttgttcgAAAAACTTTTCACAGAAATGCAGTATGGAAAAACATTTGCTGcttcatacaggagaaaagccatacaaatgtgacatttgttcgAAAAGCTTTTCACAGAAATGCAGTATGAAAAGACATTTGCTGcttcatacaggagaaaagccgtTTAAATGTAGCATTTGTATGAAAACtttctcactaaaatttcatttcaatacaCATTTGCGCAGCCACTTAGGAGAAAAGCctttcaaatgtgacatttgttcgAAAACCTTTTCACAGAAAACTAATTTGAGTACACATTTGCGTactcatacaggagaaaagccattcaaatgtgaaatatgtttgaaaagtttttcacagaaaactaatttgaaaacaCATTTACGTATTCACACAGGTGAAAAAGCATTAAATGTTgaatttgtttaa
- the LOC130894754 gene encoding zinc finger protein ZFP2-like, translating into MDMVQKNVKEENNIQNDFVWNMDVKREFTDETQGEDFQDLNTSRVHPIKQEINNDLNIIQTLGESMVSTKSEDGFLEAKLPIFQNKIKYSGKRIESKGLLKNGKYSLNQNTIPGIKICGFCGNLYTKQIEMLRHISTNHFMKQKKLQPKMEFHQKNESFKKRQLVDLVSHRKFDENVKNEIEIVEHNLETELQDMRFIGNLELDTEKSKKLKRRKLNRLFLVPPGEKPFKCDICWKSYSLKTNLNTHMLSHDSSKPFTCKICLKTFPHQTNLNKHSCIHTGEKPFKCDICLKTFSQKSNLNVHLRGHTGETPFKCDICLKTFSQKSNLNVHLRGHTGEKPYKCDICPKTFAQKSNLNVHLRGHTGETPFKCDICLKTFSQKSSLNVHLRGHTGNKPFKCDICLKTFLRKDTLDKHLPSHTGKKPFKCDICLKTFSQKSSLNVHLRGHTGKKPYKCDICLKTFLRKYILDRHLPSHTGNKPFKCDICLKTFSQKCSLNVHLRIHTGKKPYKCEICSESYAWKPSLITHKRSHTQEKPFKCDICLKTFSQKGSLNKHFCIHTGKRTHANVT; encoded by the exons atggatATGGTACAGAAAAATgtcaaagaagaaaataatattcaaaatgattttgtttgGAATATGGATGTTAAACGTGAATTTACTGACGAAACGCAAGGGGAAGATTTTCAAGATCTAAACACCAGTAGAGTGCACCCcattaaacaagaaataaataatgaccTCAACATAATTCAAACGTTAGGAGAATCGATGGTTTCAACTAAATCCGAGGACGGTTTTCTTGAGGCTAAGTTAcccatatttcaaaacaaaatcaaatattctgGAAAGCGAATTGAATCAAAAG GATtgctaaaaaatggaaaatactcGTTAAATCAAAATACTATACCCGGAATAAAGATCTGTGGATTTTGTGGGAATTTATACACAAAACAGATAGAAATGCTTAGGCACATTTCTACAAATCATTTtatgaaacaaaagaaattacaacCTAAAATGGAATTTCACCagaaaaatgaaagttttaaaaaaaggcAATTAGTTGATTTGGTTAGTCAcagaaaatttgatgaaaatgtgaagaatgaaattgaaatagttgAACATAATTTGGAAACAGAGCTGCAAGATATGAGATTCATTGGTAATTTAGAATTAGATacagaaaaaagtaaaaaattgaagagaagaAAGTTAAATCGACTTTTTTTAGTTCCACcaggagaaaaaccatttaaGTGTGACATTTGCTGGAAATCTTATtctttaaaaactaatttgaatacACACATGCTCAGTCACGATAGTAGTAAACCATTCACATGTAAAATTTGCCTGAAAACCTTTCCACATCAAACTAATTTGAACAAGCATTCTTGTATTCATACAGGAGagaagccattcaaatgtgacatttgcttGAAAACCTTTTCACAGAAGAGCAATTTAAACGTACATTTACGTGGTCACACTGGAGAAACACCatttaaatgtgacatttgcttGAAAACTTTCTCGCAGAAGAGTAATTTAAATGTACATTTACGTGGTCACACTGGAGAAAAACCATATAAATGTGACATTTGCCCTAAAACATTTGCACAAAAGAGCAATTTAAATGTACATTTACGTGGTCACACAGGAGAAacaccattcaaatgtgatatttgctTGAAAACTTTCTCACAGAAGAGTAGTTTAAATGTCCATTTACGTGGTCACACAGGTAacaaaccattcaaatgtgacatttgcttGAAAACTTTCTTACGAAAGGATACTTTAGATAAGCATTTGCCTAGCCACACTGgaaaaaaaccattcaaatgtgatatttgtttaaaaactttctcGCAGAAGAGTAGTTTAAATGTCCATTTACGTGGTCACACAGGGAAAAAACCAtacaaatgtgacatttgcttAAAAACTTTCTTACGAAAGTATATTTTGGATAGGCATTTGCCCAGCCACACTGGAAATAAACctttcaaatgtgacatttgtttgaaaactttctcACAGAAGTGTAGTTTAAATGTACATTTACGCATTCACACAGGAAAAAAACCATACAAGTGTGAAATTTGCTCGGAATCTTATGCATGGAAACCTAGTCTAATTACACATAAGCGTAGTCATACAcaagaaaaaccattcaaatgtgatatttgtttaaaaactttttcacagaaaggtagtttaaataaacatttttgtatcCACACAGGAAAAAGAACTCATGCAAATGTGACATAA